One genomic window of Fimbriimonadaceae bacterium includes the following:
- the mutL gene encoding DNA mismatch repair endonuclease MutL, translating to MPSSTRRVHLLDPHTVNQIAAGEVVERPASVVKELVENALDAGATRIEVELADSGRSLIRVADDGLGMDLEDAQAALQRHATSKISSADDLLEVRSLGFRGEALPSIASVSRMTLSSGVEDGLRHVLVVEGGRLDEPRRASGPRGTEVRVEDLFFNTPARLKFLKSDTTELGQCLEVVSRHAIGHPSVSFTVSHNGQEVLRTSGSGELLEAIAGVWGRDVARSLAEVDSATAGMRVQGFVSPPHVTRPTRAYQFVFVNGRPVRSRTLIAALDQAFRDLTPERRYPVLALSIDIDPARVDVNVAPTKSEVKFQHEGQAFDALRYAIRSALMEHGMMPAATGVGAANEALSALRGDGGGFAGFWAPSSGGSAASLDAQRPLEMPLSDVAAVQASQPLQTERYPFAELLDGLRVLGQVMNTFIVADTRRGIVIVDQHVAHERILYEYLCGLKGPTAIERQTMLAPETLHLDRRAAVILRERLEEVVNVGFDIEPFGGESFLVRAAPAALRGKDPLKVLRDLADELVDSVVSRKLAPTREQIWITSSCKMAVKAGDPLGIAEMEKLIVDLASTENPYMCPHGRPITLTLTSEELLRRFKRT from the coding sequence ATGCCTTCCTCCACCCGACGCGTCCACCTCCTCGACCCCCACACCGTGAACCAGATCGCCGCGGGCGAAGTGGTCGAGCGGCCCGCGTCCGTGGTGAAGGAGCTGGTGGAGAATGCGCTGGATGCCGGCGCGACCCGCATCGAGGTCGAACTGGCGGACAGCGGGCGCTCGCTGATCCGGGTCGCGGACGACGGCCTCGGCATGGACCTGGAGGATGCCCAGGCGGCTCTTCAACGGCACGCGACGTCGAAGATCTCTTCGGCCGACGACCTGCTCGAGGTGCGGAGTCTCGGATTTCGGGGGGAGGCGTTGCCCTCGATCGCCTCAGTTTCGCGCATGACCCTCTCGTCCGGCGTCGAAGACGGGCTGCGGCACGTGCTGGTCGTGGAGGGCGGACGCTTGGACGAGCCCCGTCGCGCGTCGGGCCCGCGGGGCACCGAGGTGCGCGTGGAGGACCTCTTCTTCAACACCCCGGCGCGGCTCAAGTTCTTGAAGTCCGACACCACGGAGTTGGGGCAGTGCCTGGAGGTGGTGTCGCGCCACGCGATCGGGCACCCTTCCGTGTCCTTCACCGTCAGCCACAACGGCCAAGAGGTGTTGCGCACCTCCGGCTCGGGCGAGCTCTTGGAGGCCATCGCGGGCGTGTGGGGAAGGGACGTCGCCCGCTCCCTCGCGGAGGTGGACAGCGCCACGGCTGGCATGCGGGTGCAGGGGTTTGTGAGCCCTCCCCACGTCACCCGCCCCACGCGGGCGTACCAGTTCGTCTTCGTGAACGGCAGGCCGGTGCGCTCCCGCACGCTGATCGCCGCGCTGGACCAGGCGTTTCGGGACTTGACTCCCGAGCGCCGGTACCCGGTGTTGGCGTTGTCGATCGACATCGACCCTGCGCGGGTCGACGTCAACGTGGCGCCGACCAAGAGCGAGGTGAAGTTCCAGCACGAGGGTCAGGCGTTCGACGCGTTGCGCTACGCGATCCGCTCGGCTCTGATGGAGCATGGAATGATGCCCGCCGCGACCGGCGTCGGTGCGGCGAACGAGGCGCTGTCGGCGCTGCGGGGGGACGGAGGCGGCTTCGCGGGGTTTTGGGCCCCGAGTTCCGGGGGCAGCGCGGCGTCGCTCGATGCGCAGCGGCCTCTGGAGATGCCGCTCTCGGACGTCGCCGCGGTGCAAGCGTCGCAGCCGCTGCAAACGGAGCGTTACCCGTTCGCCGAGCTTCTGGACGGCCTGCGCGTGCTGGGCCAGGTGATGAACACGTTCATCGTCGCCGACACGCGCCGCGGCATCGTGATCGTGGACCAGCACGTGGCGCACGAACGCATCCTCTACGAGTATCTGTGCGGGCTCAAAGGCCCCACGGCCATCGAGCGGCAGACGATGCTCGCGCCGGAGACGCTTCATCTGGACCGTCGCGCGGCGGTGATCCTGCGCGAGCGGCTCGAAGAGGTGGTGAACGTCGGTTTCGACATCGAGCCGTTCGGAGGCGAGAGCTTCCTGGTGCGCGCGGCGCCCGCCGCGCTGCGGGGCAAGGACCCGCTGAAGGTGTTGCGAGACCTGGCGGACGAGTTGGTGGATTCCGTGGTGTCGCGCAAGCTCGCCCCCACGCGCGAGCAGATCTGGATCACGAGTTCTTGCAAGATGGCGGTGAAGGCGGGCGACCCCCTCGGGATCGCGGAGATGGAGAAACTCATCGTGGACCTCGCCAGCACCGAAAACCCCTACATGTGCCCCCACGGCCGCCCCATCACCCTCACGTTGACGTCCGAGGAGCTGTTGCGGCGCTTCAAGAGGACTTGA
- a CDS encoding nitroreductase family protein, protein MAPEESVRLLREQYEVADARRSVRMFSSDPVPREAIEWAIRIAGTAPSGAHKQPWHFVAIGDPELKRRLREAAEEEERKFYDEKAPPEWLEALAPLGTDFKKEHLTEAPWVIIVFRRDYDVREDGTRAKNYYMTESVGIAVGFLIQALHRAGLATLTHTPSPMTFLRDLCGRPLNEKPFVVLPVGYPAADCVVPGLERKPLEGIAEFR, encoded by the coding sequence ATGGCCCCCGAGGAAAGCGTACGCCTGCTTCGAGAGCAGTACGAAGTTGCAGACGCCCGCCGTTCGGTGCGCATGTTCTCCTCGGACCCTGTTCCTCGCGAGGCGATCGAGTGGGCGATCCGCATTGCGGGAACGGCGCCAAGCGGGGCGCACAAGCAGCCTTGGCACTTCGTGGCCATCGGCGACCCCGAACTGAAACGGCGGTTGCGCGAGGCGGCGGAGGAGGAGGAGCGGAAGTTCTACGACGAGAAGGCCCCGCCCGAGTGGCTTGAGGCGTTGGCTCCACTTGGAACCGACTTCAAGAAGGAGCATCTCACCGAGGCCCCGTGGGTGATCATTGTCTTTCGACGCGACTACGACGTGCGGGAGGATGGGACGCGCGCGAAGAATTACTACATGACGGAGTCCGTGGGGATCGCCGTGGGATTTTTGATTCAAGCGCTGCATCGTGCCGGACTCGCGACATTGACCCACACCCCGTCGCCGATGACGTTCTTGCGGGACCTGTGCGGTCGCCCGCTGAACGAGAAGCCGTTCGTCGTGCTCCCGGTTGGTTACCCCGCTGCGGACTGCGTGGTGCCCGGACTCGAACGAAAGCCGCTGGAGGGGATTGCGGAGTTTCGGTAG
- the ruvC gene encoding crossover junction endodeoxyribonuclease RuvC, with product MRILGIDPGLERIGWALVLREGSRLTAIEYGLIQTPRVELPERLRMVHEQACELFDRTAPDALATERQLFAANKTTALLVAHALGVVLLAASERGLEWAEYAPPEIKQAVVGNGSADKKQVQFMVQRLLSLKETPKPDDVADALAIAICHAMRSRVSGL from the coding sequence GTGAGGATTTTAGGGATCGACCCGGGTTTAGAGCGGATCGGATGGGCCCTCGTTCTGCGCGAGGGGTCGCGTCTCACGGCGATCGAGTACGGGTTGATCCAAACCCCGCGCGTCGAGTTGCCGGAGCGGCTGCGCATGGTTCACGAGCAGGCGTGCGAGCTGTTCGACCGCACGGCGCCCGATGCGCTCGCCACCGAGCGGCAACTGTTCGCCGCGAACAAGACCACGGCGCTTCTGGTCGCCCACGCCCTGGGGGTCGTGCTTCTGGCCGCTTCGGAGCGCGGGTTGGAGTGGGCGGAGTACGCGCCCCCGGAGATCAAGCAGGCGGTCGTGGGGAACGGCTCTGCGGACAAGAAGCAGGTGCAGTTCATGGTCCAGCGTCTCCTTTCGCTCAAGGAGACACCCAAGCCCGACGACGTGGCCGACGCCCTTGCGATCGCGATCTGCCACGCCATGCGAAGCCGTGTTTCAGGTCTTTAG